The Streptococcus parasanguinis genomic sequence GCCCGCTTGATATGTCCTGAAAGGACATCAAAGCTTCCTCCCACTCCCATAAAGACAGAGTTGACTCCATTGTCCATAAACTTCTGGATCAAGTACTCTTTTTTAGGAGAGGTAATGCCGACAAAGACAAAATCTGGATTCTTCTCACGAATATCTTCTTGAATAGCCTCTTCCTCTTCAGCAGAGAAATAGCCATTGCGATGCCCCACTACTCGGAGATTCGGATAATCCTTTTTAAAGATAGTTAACATATCTGTCAAGACTTCCTCTTTTGCCCCGAAGAAGTAGACAGAGTAGCCTTTTTCATTGGCCAAATGGAGCAATTCCTGCATCAAATCAATGCCTGCCACGCGCTCTGGTACAGAATAGCCCAAATAGCGCGCTGCGAGAACAACAGAAGCACCGTCTGCATTAATGATTTCAGATTCATTAAC encodes the following:
- a CDS encoding WecB/TagA/CpsF family glycosyltransferase, which produces MMGVRIDPLTMAETVAATEKFVRDKKPLHLMGVNADKLNQCATDEAIKKIVNESEIINADGASVVLAARYLGYSVPERVAGIDLMQELLHLANEKGYSVYFFGAKEEVLTDMLTIFKKDYPNLRVVGHRNGYFSAEEEEAIQEDIREKNPDFVFVGITSPKKEYLIQKFMDNGVNSVFMGVGGSFDVLSGHIKRAPMWMQKANLEWLFRVANEPKRLFKRYFVGNATFIKRVVHEKRKAKK